The following are encoded together in the Phaseolus vulgaris cultivar G19833 chromosome 9, P. vulgaris v2.0, whole genome shotgun sequence genome:
- the LOC137820279 gene encoding filament-like plant protein 4: protein MDRRWPWKKKSSEKAVIEKAATALDSSDASNNQDNKKPNYIQISAESYSHLSSVEDQVKTYEEKVQELEDEFKEINEKLSAANSEINTKESMVKQHAKVAEEAVSGWEKAEAEALALKNHLESVTLLKLTAEDRATHLDGALKECMRQIRNLKEEHELKIQDVALSKTKQLDQIKGELEAKIVNFEQELLRSAAENGALSRSLQERSNMLIKLSEDKARAEAEIELLKGNIEACERENNSLKYELHVVSKELEIRNEEKNMSMRSAEAANKQQMEGVKKIAKLEAECQRLRGLVRKKLPGPAALAQMKLEVESLGRDFGESRLRKSPVKAASPNLSPLPDFSLDNVQKFQKDNEFLTERLLAMEEETKMLKEALAKRNSELQASRSMCAKTLSKLQSLEAQPQTSNQLKGSPKSIVQITHESIYNQNASSAPSLVSMSEDGNDDAVSCAESWSTAIVPGLSQFPKEKCTEESSKSEVSNKLELMDDFLEVEKLARLSNDSIVDATVSVSSNNKTTDIVNGDVSEVSIGNEGLSEKIGNSNPLSNQVSSDALMSAPYPQSDASGLILTELRSRILLVFESLANDGDIGKIVEDIKHVLEDSHDITIRHSVDAHPSDATCDRKDDPEDAGLNLEKDIISSQQPREYVRITSDLEAAISQIHDFVLLLGKEAVTFHDISCDGNEMRQKIEEFSITFDKILNNNASLLQFVLDLSYVLDKASEFRFNVLCYKGTEVESNSSDCIDKIALPENKLVQDNSSRERYQTACSHIHSSCSNPEIPDDENLVSGYRVDAASQKLSMQEFEELKLEKEKVLTDLSNCTETLEITKSQLLETEQLLAEVKSQLASAKKSNSLAETQLKCMAESYNSLETRAQVLETEMNRLQIKIESLENELQDEKKAHEAALARSKVLEEQLQRIEYSAADDDIKTPHDRDLTAAAEKLAECQETIFLLGKQLNALRPQTESIDSSYSKTNPKDEGFTEDEPANNSPKFQELGQMEMDNATSAFVQRLSSESPLQFPNSLFSPSDSESTLPARSPVQHSKSKPKHRPTKSASSSVPSATTPEKHARGFSRFFSPKGKSGH from the exons ATGGATCGACGCTGGCCTTGGAAGAAAAAATCCTCGGAGAAGGCTGTGATTGAGAAAGCAGCTACTGCATTGGATTCCTCCGATGCTTCCAACAACCAG GATAACAAGAAACCAAACTACATCCAAATCTCTGCGGAATCCTACTCACATCTGTCTAGCGTGGAGGATCAAGTGAAGACATATGAGGAAAAAGTTCAGGAACTGGAGGATGAGTTCAAGGAAATTAATGAAAAGCTGTCCGCGGCAAACTCCGAGATAAATACCAAGGAAAGCATGGTAAAGCAGCATGCTAAAGTTGCTGAAGAAGCTGTATCAG GCTGGGAAAAAGCTGAAGCTGAGGCTTTGGCATTGAAGAATCATCTAGAATCTGTCACTCTTTTAAAACTCACTGCCGAGGATCGTGCAACACATTTAGATGGCGCTCTTAAAGAGTGTATGCGACAAATACGAAACCTTAAGGAAGAACATGAGCTGAAAATACAGGACGTTGCTCTCTCAAAAACCAAGCAATTAGACCAGATTAAGGGGGAGCTCGAGGCGAAGATAGTGAATTTTGAACAGGAACTTCTTAGGTCTGCTGCTGAAAATGGGGCCCTGTCAAGGTCATTGCAGGAGCGCtctaacatgctaatcaaattAAGTGAAGATAAGGCTCGTGCTGAGGCTGAAATTGAGCTTCTTAAGGGCAACATAGAAGCATGTGAAAGGGAAAATAATTCACTTAAATATGAGCTACATGTTGTTTCCAAAGAGCTTGAAATTCGCAATGAAGAAAAAAACATGAGTATGAGGTCTGCAGAAGCTGCTAACAAGCAGCAGATGGAGGGTGTAAAAAAAATTGCTAAGTTAGAGGCTGAGTGCCAAAGACTACGTGGTCTTGTAAGAAAAAAGTTACCTGGTCCTGCTGCACTTGCACAGATGAAACTAGAAGTTGAAAGCCTTGGCCGAGATTTTGGAGAGAGTCGATTAAGGAAGTCCCCTGTGAAGGCTGCTTCCCCTAATTTGTCTCCATTACCCGATTTCTCCCTGGACAATGTGCAGAAATTCCAGAAGGATAATGAATTTCTTACTGAGCGTTTATTGGCaatggaagaagaaacaaagATGCTGAAAGAAGCCTTGGCTAAACGTAAcagtgagttgcaggcctcaaGGAGTATGTGCGCTAAAACACTGAGCAAACTTCAAAGTTTGGAAGCACAACCTCAGACAAGTAACCAGCTGAAAGGATCTCCAAAATCCATCGTCCAGATAACTCACGAAAGCATTTATAATCAAAATGCAAGCAGTGCACCAAGCTTGGTCTCCATGTCTGAAGATGGAAATGACGATGCAGTAAGTTGTGCTGAATCTTGGTCTACAGCAATAGTTCCTGGGCTATCCCAatttcctaaagaaaagtgcacTGAGGAATCAAGCAAATCTGAAGTCTCTAATAAGTTGGAACTAATGGATGACTTTctggaggtggagaagttggCTCGTTTGTCAAATGATTCCATTGTAGACGCCACTGTTTCAGTTTCTTCAAACAATAAGACAACTGACATTGTGAATGGTGATGTATCCGAAGTCAGTATTGGCAACGAAGGTCTGTCTGAAAAAATTGGCAATTCGAATCCATTGTCAAATCAAGTTTCTTCTGATGCTTTGATGTCAGCACCTTATCCTCAATCTGATGCTAGTGGCTTGATATTAACAGAACTTAGATCAAGAATATTACTGGTTTTTGAGTCCTTAGCCAACGATGGTGACATAGGGAAGATTGTGGAAGATATTAAACATGTGCTTGAAGATTCGCATGACATTACTATCCGCCACTCGGTGGATGCCCATCCTTCTGATGCTACGTGTGATAGGAAGGATGATCCTGAAGATGCTGGCTTAAACCTTGAAAAGGACATCATTTCATCCCAGCAACCCAGAGAATATGTGCGTATAACTTCAGATTTGGAAGCTGCAATTTCTCAGATTCATGACTTTGTGCTGCTCCTTGGCAAGGAAGCAGTGACATTTCATGACATATCTTGTGATGGAAATGAAATGAGGCAAAAGATTGAGGAGTTCTCCATCAcatttgataaaatattaaacaacaaTGCAAGTTTGCTACAGTTTGTTCTTGACCTGTCCTATGTTCTGGATAAAGCAAGTGAGTTCAGATTTAATGTTCTTTGCTACAAGGGCACAGAAGTTGAGAGTAACAGTTCTGATTGCATAGATAAGATTGCTTTGCCTGAAAATAAGTTAGTACAAGACAATTCATCCAGAGAAAGATATCAAACTGCCTGTTCCCATATTCATAGTTCGTGTTCTAATCCTGAGATTCCCGATGATGAAAATTTGGTCTCAGGCTATAGAGTGGATGCTGCATCACAAAAACTGTCAATGCAAGAGTTTGAAGAATTGAAActagagaaagaaaaagtatTGACTGATCTGTCAAATTGTACTGAAACTCTTGAAATAACCAAGTCTCAGTTGCTAGAGACTGAACAACTTCTAGCCGAAGTTAAATCACAATTGGCTTCTGCTAAAAAATCAAATTCCTTGGCTGAGACGCAGCTAAAGTGTATGGCAGAATCGTACAATTCTCTTGAAACACGTGCCCAGGTCTTGGAAACTGAGATGAACCGTCTGCAAATTAAGATAGAATCTCTGGAGAATGAACTTCAAGATGAAAAGAAGGCTCATGAAGCTGCTTTGGCTCGGAGCAAGGTTCTAGAAGAGCAGTTACAAAG GATTGAGTACTCGGCAGCTGATGATGACATCAAGACTCCGCAT GATAGAGATTTGACAGCTGCTGCCGAGAAGCTAGCCGAGTGTCAGGAAACCATATTTCTTCTGGGCAAGCAGTTAAATGCTCTACGTCCACAAACTGAGTCAATTGATTCATCGTACAGTAAGACAAATCCAAAGGATGAAGGATTCACAGAAGATGAACCTGCCAACAATAGCCCAAAATTTCAAGAATTAGGTCAGATGGAAATGGACAATGCTACTTCTGCTTTTGTGCAAAGATTGAGTTCGGAGTCTCCCTTACAATTTCCCAACAGTTTATTTAGCCCTTCGGACAGTGAGTCCACCCTTCCAGCCAGATCCCCAGTACAGCATTCTAAATCAAAACCAAAACACAGGCCCACCAAGTCAGCCTCTTCTTCAGTTCCCTCTGCCACTACACCAGAAAAGCATGCACGGGGATTTAGTAGATTCTTTTCACCAAAAGGAAAGTCCGGTCATTAA